A DNA window from Nerophis lumbriciformis linkage group LG03, RoL_Nlum_v2.1, whole genome shotgun sequence contains the following coding sequences:
- the tp53rk gene encoding EKC/KEOPS complex subunit TP53RK, with product MEGASKMELLKQGAEARIYKTIFLGRPTIVKERFQKRYRHPVLEEKLTHRRTVQEVRAILRCRRAGICAPAVYFVDYTSHRIFLEEIQDSSTVCEHIASSCAADMALEGLAEKMGQMLARMHDEDVVHGDLTTSNMLLRRPDGHAETELVLIDFGLSSISALPEDKGVDLYVLEKAFLSSHPNTEEIFSRMLKKYAASSKKSAAVLKKLDEVRLRGRKRSMVG from the exons ATGGAGGGTGCTAGCAAAATGGAATTATTAAAGCAAGGCGCTGAAGCGCGGATATACAAAACTATATTTTTAGGGAGGCCGACAATTGTAAAAGAAAGATTCCAAAAACGTTACAGACATCCAGTTCTGGAGGAAAAACTCACGCACCGAAGGACGGTCCAAGAAGTTCGAGCCATTCTTAGATGTCGGAGAGCAG GCATATGTGCTCCTGCGGTCTACTTTGTGGACTACACGTCTCACCGCATCTTCCTGGAGGAAATCCAAGATAGCTCCACAGTGTGCGAGCACATCGCCTCGTCCTGCGCTGCCGACATGGCCCTGGAGGGTCTGGCTGAGAAAATGGGTCAGATGTTGGCCAGAATGCACGACGAGGACGTGGTCCACGGAGACCTGACCACGTCCAACATGCTGCTGAGACGTCCTGATGGACACGCAGAAACCGAGCTGGTCCTCATCGACTTCGGTCTCAGTTCCATCTCGGCTCTTCCAGAAGACAAAGGTGTGGATTTGTATGTGCTGGAAAAAGCCTTCCTCAGTTCTCATCCCAACACAGAAGAAATATTCAGCAGGATGCTGAAGAAATACGCAGCTTCTTCCAAAAAGTCTGCAGCCGTCCTAAAAAAGCTGGACGAGGTTCGATTAAGAGGTAGAAAACGATCCATGGTTGGATGA